The uncultured Ilyobacter sp. nucleotide sequence TAATAATTTCACAGTATATATATTCAAATAGAATAATACCATTTTAAAGAAGATATCTCAATATTTCTAATTATATGTATGTCATAACATTAGAAAAAATTAGTGATATCTAGATTAAAAACCAGTAAAGCTGTTTATTAAAAATGTTGACGCTTCTATCTGACGGTGGTATACTAACTACTGAAAAATGGAATTGGATGAGCAACTGGTGTTCTCCCCGGTCTTCAAAACCGTGTGGGCGGCGTGAGTCGTCGGTAGGTTCGATTCCTACACATTTCCGCCATACTTTTTTAATGTTACAGGTGTCTAGAGAGAAATAGGCCCCTGTTATTTTATTTTTTGGATTTTTTTTCTGAATTTCAAAAAAAATGATGAACCGAGCTGGCCATGCAGTTTTTTTACCTTCATAGGAAATTAATAAAAGAAGGATTTACAATGGCTAGAAAGCGAATCGTTATGAATGGGAATTTAGACCGAGCGATAACCGTAGAAAAAATCCGAGCGTACCAGCCTATATGCTCCATGAAAAACAGTATAGACCTACTACAATAAATGTCAGACTGCGCACTCTTAAAGCCTATTTTCACTGGTTATATAACGACGGATATATCGATGACAAACTTTATAAAGGTATAAAGAAAGCTAATGAAAATCCCTGTGGATCTGTTACAACCTTTACCAAAAGAAGATATAAGAAAAATGCTCAGAGTTCCGAATTAGAGTTTATACAATGGATACAGAGATTATTTATTGATGTTACTTATGCTGGATACAGGTATTAGGGTAAAGGAGACAGTTAACCTGGAAATCGATGATATAGATATCAAAAGGGGAGTTATAGTTGTTCGTGGGGAAATTTCAAAGACGAGATCATTCCGAGAACTCCCAATAAGCTTAGATACTTGCAAAAAATTCAAAGAGCTCATAAAGATATCCAAGGAATATAACAATAATTATGTTTTTTTTAAATGAACTGGGTGGTAAACTTAGCTCTGTAACTGTGAATTGGTGCTTTAGAAATTATGGAAAAAAGGCAGGTATAAATGGAAGGTGTAGTCCTCATGTATTTAGACATACCTTTGCTACTAATTTTATCCGTAAAGGGGGGATGTATTTACCCTTCAGAGGATCATGGGACATAGTACCCTTCTTACTACTAGGAGGTACATTCAGTTGGATATAGAGGATCTTAAACAGAAATATAAAAAGTTCTCACTTTTAGAAGAATACTTATAATTTATAATAAACTTGTTGGTTCAGTTAAAAATCCCAGTATTTTTATCATAATATATTTAGTAAAGTATTATCATGTGTGTTTTCTATAAAAATAACCCAAGCTGTTTATTAGAAAAGAATAAAACATTCTTTTCTAAATGAGCAGTCTGGACTCACACATATGATGATACTTTAGAGGCCCAGTTACTCCCTGCAGTTTTGGTAGTGACCGGCGACCTCTACCTTACATAGATTTTTATTTTCCCACCTATTCTCTATCCTTTTATTTTCAAGGGTTTTATATTTAACTTTTTGCATTTTTAAAGCTTTTTCTATGTGGTTTCTGATTTTTTATTGCCAAAATATTGTCAAAATGAAACCTCGTAAAGAAAGATTCTATAATGATGATCCGTGCATGTTACACTTTATTTTTTTCATACAAAATCAATAAAAGTAGGTCTGCTCAGCTCTGTTAGATTTATGCAGTTGGTAAGTTTTATCCTCAAGCTTATGCTACATCCCTGTTCTTTTGTAATGGCATCCCTCTTACTTGATCGACCTGTTTCTCCTTATTTTGCTCTTTAGTTGACACTCTCACATAACCGTATTTCATTTTATACCTCCTGCTCTCTATTACAAAAAACTGTAGCATAAAATGTCCCAAAAGATCAATGTGAATTATGATAACTTTTTATGTGAAAATACGGCTCTCTAGCCCTGTAAATACGTTATAAAAATTTTGTCTCACAAGGTATACCTTATGAAACTGAAGTCCGTAAAAGAATAAAACTCTCCCCCAATCAATAGATTATACTTTTAATAACTAGTAAGGTGGATATTAAATTTACACTAAATTTGGGAACTCCTCTTACTTTCTATTAACCCTTTGAAATAACATATTTTTATTGCTTGATGTTAATTGTTTGCCTCTATTTTACACAAAACTTGAAACATCACCCTTCCTGATGGTAATTCTGTTTTGCATGTTCATCTATTCTTCTATAAGGTTCAACCTTACATACTGTTTTTCAGCATCTAAAAATGTAATTTCAGCTTTTACCCTCTTTCCGACTAACTCTTCCCTCTCACTATTTGAAAAATTGGAAATTGTTAAAAACACCTCTACTTCTCCATCTAGATCAGCCTTAGCAAAAACTTCACCACTTGATATATTTAAAATCACACTTCCCATTGCATTTGCGGTATATAAACCTTCTACTACTACCTCAGTGATATCACCGACCTTGTACTTTTCTTTTATTTTCTCCCATGGATTCTCCAAGACTTCTTTCATAGAAAGACTCAAAGTTCCTCTTTCTTCATTTATGCCAATGATCTTAGCTTTTATCTTGTCTCCTATATTACAGTACACACTAGGATGACGGTTGCTATCCCAGCTCATTTCTGATACCTGGACAAAGCCTCCCACATCCTCTGTTTCTACGGTTACTCCATAGTCCACTATATTCACAACTTCTCCCTCTATTATGTTTCCCATCTTATACTTATCTTGATATTTTAATATTGGATTCTCTTCCTCTTTTTTCAATGTAAATTCCAATAACTCGATATTCTCTTTTTCTATCTTCCTTATAACTTTTGCAGTTATCAGCTCACCTTCTTGTACAACATCACTGATATCCGCTACTCTTGTCCAATCCGTTTCGTCTTTATGAATAAAACCTTCTACGTCACCACTTCTTAAAGAAGCTTTATAGCCTAAGAGTTTTTCCACTCTTACCTGTAGTTCATCCCCAATCTGTATTTTTTCAAACTTCACGTTCCCCTCCTTATTAAATATAGTTTCTCTCTAGATATCCTCTATATAATATATCTGAGTTTCATCTTTGCTTCTATTGCCTTCTAACCAAATAATATATTAAACCACAACAGATGCTTCCATGTTATCTTCCCAGCTAGTCCCAATTTAAATATAAGAAAAGCCAATGGAATTAATATAATTATAGTTAATACCAAGAGCAGCTCTGATAAGCTCAATTTCTTCCAACAGGTAATTTTATCGTACATAGCCTCTTTAACTTTTTTATAAGATTTAATTTTTACTCCTCCTTTACCATTTAAGGTAATCTTTAGTGATTCTTTTACTCTCTTTTGTCTGAAAACTTAAACGAATTATACGTCATCATGTTCATCATATACAAGAATAAATTATCTATTTAAATTGAGAATACAAATTAAAAGCCTCTATGCAAGAGATCTTGAAAATATTTTACTTCTTAAAATTTGTGTCTGTATAAGCTTCTCCCTCAAAGGTGAATACTATCAATTAATTTAATGAACGTCTTCTCATATCCTATCAAATAATATTCAACTTTTGGTGGCACCTGTCTATGGAATTGTCCAACATTTATAATAACACTAATTGAGTGCGAAACATCAGTAAAGTAATTAAAAAAAATCAAACTTGCTAATAATATTCCTTTTTCTATCTCTGTTTATCTTCGCATAAACTCTCGCTGCTAAGATTACCTACATTAGTGACGGAGACACTCTGCAGCTGATATTAAACAGAGAAAAATACAAGATCAAGTTTCACGGTATTCATGTACTCAGAAAAGAATATAAAAGTATAAAACTTTTGGATTGTGCCAAACTTAGGAAGCTTTCCAGATCCAATTTATATGAAATAAAAATTGGAGGTCTATTTAAGACCCCCGTATTAAAGCAAAATATGTGATATTAATTTCCTAAACTTAAAGAATCATAAAAAAATTGTAGAAACAACTATGATTATAGAGGCCTGTTAAATCATCTTTAATAGAAATGGAAACGTCATCTCCTGTTGTTAATTTAATATGGTCTATAAATTGGGTTAGAAGTTCATTCTTCAAGTTTTCATTCATTTTTCACACCCCCTGTATTCCTTATAATTCTATTATAGAATTAATTTAACCATTTCTTTAGTTATCTCCACCCTTGTCTAACTAACTTCATTTCGTCTAAAGAACATGCTCCATAAACACCCTGACAATTTCTGGATCAAATTGACTTCCAGAGCATCTTATAAGTTCTTGTATTGCCTCATCTTTTGTTTTGGGTATCTGATAAGGTCTCTTTGCCATCATTGCTTCGTAGGTGTCGGCAACTGCTATGATCCTTGCCACAAGAGGAATCTCCTCCCCTTTCAGTCCTTCAGGGTATCCATTCCCATCAATCCTCTCATGATGATACAGAATATCTAAAGCAAATGGTGCGTACTCATCCACGGATTTCAATATCTGATACCCTGTTTCAGGATGTTTTTTAATGATCTCATACTCATCCTGGGTTAGCCGTCCAGGCTTATTCAAGATCTCGGTAGAGATCGTAATCTTTCCTATATCATGAAGCACCGCTGCAGTTTTTACCTTATTAACCTCGTTTTCTGAAAATCCAATTTCCCTTGCAATGGCTTCACAATACTGGGAAACTCGTTCCGTATGAATTTGCTCGTTGTCATATTTTAAATTAATGTTTTTAAGAAGCAATTCGATGGTTTGGCTTCTCATGATCTTTCCATACTTCAGTTTATTCTTATACATGTTATTGTCCGCTTTCGACATGACCGTTTGAATTTCAATATCCTCAGTATCCTTTGTTGAGAATCCCACGGCAAGGGAGACAATGACCGAGTCCAATCTGATCTTTTTCGAAGCAATCTCAATCCTCTCCTTAATCTTTTGGGCTACAACTTCATCTGTGCTCGGCAGGAGAATCATAAACTCGTCTCCCCCCATTCTTCCGATGATGTCATCTTCCCGGCATACTTCTCTCAATATTTTCCCACAACTGGTAAGGATCTTGTCGCCCATCTCGTGACCGAATGTATCATTCGTCAGTTTGAGGCCGTTCACGTCTACAGACATGATGGTGAATGGAAAATTTCTTTGAGTATCTAGTCGAGTCAATGAATCCTCTATATATCGTCTGTTGTACAACCCCGTCAGGTGGTCATGATAACTTAGGTACTTAATTTCATTGAGTTTCTCTTTCTTTTCCGTAAAATCCCTGAATACTACAACAATACCTGTGGTGATCCCCACTTCATTTCTGATTGGAGCTGCACTGTCTTCAATGGGAATTCTTCTTCCATCTTTTGATACGAGCAATGTATTATTAGCAAGTTCAATGACCTCCATGTTCCCTAATACCCGTTCTACAGGACTTTCACAAGTCTCACCAGTATATTCATTTATTCTGTTGAAAACATTTTCCAAGGGTAAACCTTGGGCCTCACTTTGTGTCCATCCCGTCAGGGACTCCGCCACAGGATTCATTAACTTTATTCTTCCTTTTGAGTCTGTTGATATTACACCATCCCCCACCGAGAGCAGGGTTGTTCTGAACTGCTCTTTTTCCGAGTAGACCTTGTGCTCAAGGTTTTTCCTTTCTGTAATATCCATAAAGGTAACCACACCACCAACGGTTTCTCCCTCCAATTTTTGAGGATAGCTGAAATATTCCACAGGAAAAAATGTTTTATCTTTTCTCCAAAACACTTCATTATTAACGTGGTTACCCTTTCCTTTATTTATTGAATCCAATATCAAGCATTCTTTAACATCTATTAAAAAACCTTCGGTAGAGCTGTGATGGATCAAATCATGAATATTTTTTCCCAGTAACTCATCATGACTGTCATAACCTAAAATCTTTAATGCACTGTCATTGACAAAAGTACAGATCCCATCTAGGTCAACACCGTAAATACCTTCCGCCGCCGAGTCGAGGATCAGCTCAAGTCTGTCCTTGCTTTCTTTAAGCTCATAATTAGTCTCTATTATTTCTTCGGTCCTTGCCTTTACCTCACTCTCAAGATTGTTCACAAGTGAATAAATCCGCTCTGCCATACGGTTATATGAGTTACCAATTCTTCCTAGCTCATCATCCCTGTTGATTATTACTCTTTTGGTCAAATCACCTTTCGAAAAAATTTCATTGGCTTCAAGAATTTTCTCTATGGGATAAAAAAGCTTTCTATTTATAAATACAAAAACAAGAATCGAAATCAGAAGCCCCATAAGAACTACAATCAGACTGTCCATTATTACATCATTGACATTAGTTCCCAGCAGACTTTCAGACACTGCGGTGATTACAATCCATTCAATACCAGGCATGTCAAACTCTGTGGCCATGCTGTAAAGTTTCTCCTCATCTCTGTAACCTTCAATAAGATTGGTTTTCCCGGATATATATTCATCATAAGTTTTATTTGCAACATCGTTTCCACTTTCATTAATGGTGATTCTCTTAAATTTCCCTTCGTCATCCAATTTGTAGTTTTCCTGACCAAGGGAATTAGCGATAACATGTCCGGTTTCCCTTTCTACAATTATGGCATAGGTATTTTCAGATTCGGTGATTTCAGATAAAACTCTGTTTAATCCCGAAAGCAGTATATGTATTCCTAGAACACCTCTGATATCTCCTGAATCGACTCTTATAGGTGATGCCGCGGAGATGGTCAGATCATTCATAACAAAATGCTTGTAAATCGGAGAATAGGAAAACCCTTCAGCGCTAATAGCCCTTTCATACCATGCCCTTGTTCTAGGGTCAAAGGTTCCAAAATTCCTTATGAATTCACCTAATGCACCATCAACTCCCAGTGTATAGTACCAAGAGTTACCTCCGGTTTCATTGTTGTTGTACATCAACTCAACCTCGCCAATCTCATTTCTTCTAGCTCCGTAATACTCACCTTCATTAGATCCGTAACTGAAGCTATAGATTGTTTCTTCCTGGTTATTCAAGGTGTTTAAGAAAAACCTATTTCTCGCGATGGGGTCATCAAATTCAACTCCCTCATTTTCAATCAACCCGAGATTAAGTTGAATAATGGACTCAGGAACCAAAAGGTAGTCTTTGACACGGTGTACGATCTCCTTATTCAGATTGACAGCCAATCGATTAATCACCTGATTATTTGAACTGCTCCAGTTCGTGTAGGTTATAAAACCAATTGCCCCTACCGTAACACATAGACTCACGACAAACATGAGTAAAGTTATAGTTTTGATTGAAATGGAATCAATGAATTTTTTATTTGATTTTTTAATAGGAAACACCTCTTTATGTAAAATTTATTGTAAGATCAGGTTACGCCGAGCATTATCTACAATATGCCCCCAATATTTGATATCAAACGAGCTCAAGTTTCTTCCAAGATCTCTAAGACTGGTATATGGAGGTCAAGCAATCCTATTTCACCTTGCTATAAAACTCTATTAATAGCTTATTTTAATTACTCAACCTCTATATTTGAAACCTAACAAAGTAGATTTGAATGATTTTCCTTTTGAATCTTTACTGTGACGTCACTGAAAAAGCGTCTATAAAATTCCCCACTGATGCAGATCCTGTTGCAGTGCTTACTGCATCTACATAAAAGATAGTAGTAGTTTGACCTTCAGGCACTACATATGTTCCCGTATAAGTTCCCCATTCAGTATTGCCATCAGTCATGATTTCCAATACGATGCTTTCATCTCTATAACAAAAACTTACTGTTGAGACATCTTCTCCGACTCTTTCCATGTGGCTAATAGACCATGTTAATGTTGTGCCGGGCGTTGTTTCTATTTCCTGATATAGAGATGCTGTCTGATTTCCTTCCAACTCTGGATATGAACCATTCTTCAAGTTATACATCTCTATCGCAGTATTTAAATTTGAAAGATTCGCCTGCACATTTGCTACTTTGGCCTCAGATGTTAGATTGCTATATTTAGGGATAGCAATCGCAGAGACCAGGGAAATGACAAAAAGGACTATCATTAATTCTATAAGGGTAAAAGCCTTATTCAAATCGACATTCTCCTTAATATATATTTTTAATGGCATAGTTTGAGTATATTACCTAAACGTGACTATGTCAAAATTATTCTGCTTTCAAATCACAACAAGACATCTTTTATTTGTAAACAAATCTACCATTAAAAGAAGGATATCTGTAATACAAAACAAACAATATTCAAAATCAAATAATAATTTTAGGATTGGTATGAGCAAGAATAGTTTCCTAAAAGTTAATAATCTAAAATACGCTCTAGCTGATAACTATAAAAAAAGGTGACCAAAGTAGAAAACTACTTACGTGTCACCCTCTTTATTAAATACTTATCCTGAAAATTTTTCTGACAGGATTCAAAGGAAGTCCTATCTTACATATTCTACTGGAACTTTTGGTCCTGGAGCTTTTACTACTATAAGTCCTAAAGTCTCATCATGCTCATTTCTAACATTCATTTTCACATTAAAAGGTATTCTTAAAAGTGTTCCAGCTTCATATACTTTTGTATCTTGATCCCCTAAAGTAATAGATAGCTTCCCTCTTACAACAGTCATGTGAACAACTGCATTCGAATAGTGCAGAGGTAGACCTTTGCCTTTGGTAAACACCATATTTATATAGTGTATATCATCCTCTAAAATCAATTTTTCTACGACAGTCTTGTCTTCCTGCGACATTTTAAATACTTTTTCTATCATTTTTTCCACCATCTTTCTTACAAATATTTTTTTAGATATCTTCACTTTTCAAAAAACTAGTATCAGAGTTCTCATCTGCCTTAATAAAAAGAATCAGAAAGCTTTAAAATAAGTAGTGAATTTCTATAAAAAAGGTCTTAAAGCTTTTCTGCAAAGCCCTTTCCGAATTCCACACATTCTTCTCTTGTAGCACTGTTAAGATTCCACTTTACTTTTAGTCCCTCGTTAACAAGAGTCATCTTTGTTTTAGACAGTTCTTCGTTAAGTACAGCAAGTGATTTTCCATTCCATCCATAACTTCCAAAAGCCGCTACTTTCTTATCCTGGAAATTTACTCCTTTTACTCCTTCTATCAGAGCAGCCATAGACGGAAGAATCCCATTATTTATCGTTGAAGATCCAAATAGTATTGCAGATGCTCTGAACATATCTGTAACTATGTCGTTTTCACTGTTCTTTGCTGAGTTGGTGAGGATAATCTCATATTCTGGTTTTACTTCCCTTATACCATCAGCTATGGATTCTGCCATCTTCTTTGTACTTTCCCACATAGTATCATAAGCTATCACAACAACGTCTTCTTTATAACTTCTACACCATTTAGAATATTTTTCAACAATCTGCATAGGATTATCTCTCCATATTACGCCGTGAGACGGACATATTACATCTATAGGAAGTCCAAAAGAAATAACTTCTTCTAATTTTTTCTCAAGGATCTTGCTGAATGGTGTAAGTATACATGCATAATATTTTAGGCATTCGTATTCCAACGTATTCTGGTCTACCA carries:
- a CDS encoding S1 RNA-binding domain-containing protein gives rise to the protein MKFEKIQIGDELQVRVEKLLGYKASLRSGDVEGFIHKDETDWTRVADISDVVQEGELITAKVIRKIEKENIELLEFTLKKEEENPILKYQDKYKMGNIIEGEVVNIVDYGVTVETEDVGGFVQVSEMSWDSNRHPSVYCNIGDKIKAKIIGINEERGTLSLSMKEVLENPWEKIKEKYKVGDITEVVVEGLYTANAMGSVILNISSGEVFAKADLDGEVEVFLTISNFSNSEREELVGKRVKAEITFLDAEKQYVRLNLIEE
- a CDS encoding HD domain-containing phosphohydrolase → MAVNLNKEIVHRVKDYLLVPESIIQLNLGLIENEGVEFDDPIARNRFFLNTLNNQEETIYSFSYGSNEGEYYGARRNEIGEVELMYNNNETGGNSWYYTLGVDGALGEFIRNFGTFDPRTRAWYERAISAEGFSYSPIYKHFVMNDLTISAASPIRVDSGDIRGVLGIHILLSGLNRVLSEITESENTYAIIVERETGHVIANSLGQENYKLDDEGKFKRITINESGNDVANKTYDEYISGKTNLIEGYRDEEKLYSMATEFDMPGIEWIVITAVSESLLGTNVNDVIMDSLIVVLMGLLISILVFVFINRKLFYPIEKILEANEIFSKGDLTKRVIINRDDELGRIGNSYNRMAERIYSLVNNLESEVKARTEEIIETNYELKESKDRLELILDSAAEGIYGVDLDGICTFVNDSALKILGYDSHDELLGKNIHDLIHHSSTEGFLIDVKECLILDSINKGKGNHVNNEVFWRKDKTFFPVEYFSYPQKLEGETVGGVVTFMDITERKNLEHKVYSEKEQFRTTLLSVGDGVISTDSKGRIKLMNPVAESLTGWTQSEAQGLPLENVFNRINEYTGETCESPVERVLGNMEVIELANNTLLVSKDGRRIPIEDSAAPIRNEVGITTGIVVVFRDFTEKKEKLNEIKYLSYHDHLTGLYNRRYIEDSLTRLDTQRNFPFTIMSVDVNGLKLTNDTFGHEMGDKILTSCGKILREVCREDDIIGRMGGDEFMILLPSTDEVVAQKIKERIEIASKKIRLDSVIVSLAVGFSTKDTEDIEIQTVMSKADNNMYKNKLKYGKIMRSQTIELLLKNINLKYDNEQIHTERVSQYCEAIAREIGFSENEVNKVKTAAVLHDIGKITISTEILNKPGRLTQDEYEIIKKHPETGYQILKSVDEYAPFALDILYHHERIDGNGYPEGLKGEEIPLVARIIAVADTYEAMMAKRPYQIPKTKDEAIQELIRCSGSQFDPEIVRVFMEHVL
- a CDS encoding prepilin-type N-terminal cleavage/methylation domain-containing protein, whose translation is MNKAFTLIELMIVLFVISLVSAIAIPKYSNLTSEAKVANVQANLSNLNTAIEMYNLKNGSYPELEGNQTASLYQEIETTPGTTLTWSISHMERVGEDVSTVSFCYRDESIVLEIMTDGNTEWGTYTGTYVVPEGQTTTIFYVDAVSTATGSASVGNFIDAFSVTSQ
- a CDS encoding cupin domain-containing protein, with the translated sequence MVEKMIEKVFKMSQEDKTVVEKLILEDDIHYINMVFTKGKGLPLHYSNAVVHMTVVRGKLSITLGDQDTKVYEAGTLLRIPFNVKMNVRNEHDETLGLIVVKAPGPKVPVEYVR
- a CDS encoding flavodoxin domain-containing protein, with protein sequence MLNCLLNHHNTNTVIHAFGEQWLELLKEEIDLNKIDYIIMNHNEPDHSGALVQLMKEIPDTPIYCTQMGKEIIEAYYGRSYNFNIVKTGDKLSLGKNEITFVEMKMLHWPDSMMSYLNGENILFSNDAFGQHYGANGLFNDMVDQNTLEYECLKYYACILTPFSKILEKKLEEVISFGLPIDVICPSHGVIWRDNPMQIVEKYSKWCRSYKEDVVVIAYDTMWESTKKMAESIADGIREVKPEYEIILTNSAKNSENDIVTDMFRASAILFGSSTINNGILPSMAALIEGVKGVNFQDKKVAAFGSYGWNGKSLAVLNEELSKTKMTLVNEGLKVKWNLNSATREECVEFGKGFAEKL